The genomic stretch CTGCGCCCGCACGAGCCGCCGTGCGGGCGGGTCGGTGGCCAGGAACGCGGTCGCGAAGAACTGGGCCGCGCCCAGCACGAGCAACGAGACGCCGCCCAGGAAGGCGAGGTGCACGGCCAGCCAGTGGCCCCACCACGGCAGGGTGCCGGCGACGTCCAGCGCCGCCGTCGCACCGGCCGCCACCAGGAAGACGATGCCGGCCAGGAAGAACGCGCCGAGCAGGTCGGTGGGGCGCAGCGCTCCCGGGGCGAGCGGTCGCGGCCGGTGACGGCAGCGGCGTGGCGTCGGGGGTGAGGCGGGGGGCGGGGGCGGAGGCGGGCTCGGCATGACCGCAGGGAGTTTTTCACAGCCGGGATTGGAAATGTCGTCTGCCGATGCTAGTTTTCCCAATCACCGTGGATAAACGGTCCCGTCCCGAACCGACTCCCCCCGCCGCCGCCGCGCGTCCCGCTGCCACACCCCCGGCGCCGGTGCGGGCGGAGTCGGTCAGGCGTGGCGGGCGGCGGGCGGTCGTGCTCGTCGCCGCGCTGGTCCTGGTCCTCCTGGCCGCCGGCCCCGCGGAGGCCGGGACGCTGCTTCCCGAGCGCGGAGGCTCGCCCAACGCGGACCGGATCGCCTCGCTCTACACCGTCGTGCTCGTCCTCGCCGGCCTCGTCTTCGCCGGCGTGACGTGCGCGCTCGCCTTCGCGCTGTGGCGCTACCGCGAGCGGCGCAACCCGGTCGCCGCGCAGATCCACGGCAACACGCGCCTGGAGATCGCCTGGACGCTCGCGGCCACCGCGCTGATCGTCTTCATCGCCGCCTTCTCGCTGAGCAAGCTCGGCGCCATCGAGAACGCCGACACCGCCGCGGCGAGTCCCGCCGCCGTCGCCGCGGGGGTCGTCGCACCCGGCGACGGCCAGGCGCTGCACATCGAGGTCGTCGGCCGGCAGTACGTCTGGATGTACCGCTACCCCGGCGGCGCGTACTCCTACGGCGAGATGGTCGCCCCGACCGGGGTGACCGTGAAGCTCGACATCGTCTCCGTCGACGTCGCGCACTCGTGGTGGATCCCCAAGCTCGGCGGCAAGTTCGACGCGATCCCCGGCTACGTCAGCCACACGTGGTTCCGCATCTCGCGCCCCGGCCTCTATCGCGGGCAGTGCGCCGAGCTGTGCGGGCGCAACCACGCCAACATGCTCGCCCAGGTCCGCGCGGTCGCGCCCGAGGAGTACGCCGCGTGGACGCGGCGCCAGAAGCGCCTGATCGCCGAGGCCGAGGCGGCCCGCAACCGCGACGCGCCGAGCTTCGCGTCGCACGGAGCCGGCTGATGGCGGTCATCGAGCGCCCGGCCACGCGCGCGCTGCCGGCCGGCCCGCCGCAGATCGCCGCCACCCGCCTCGAGCGCCCGCGCCGTGCGCGCTGGGTCGACTGGGTCTCGACGACCGACCACAAGCGCATCGGGATCCTCTACCTGACCACCGCGTTCGCGTTCTTCATGGTCGGCGGCGTCGAGGCGCTGCTCATGCGCACGCAGCTCGCGGTGCCGTCGAACACGCTGCTCGCGCCGCAGACCTACAACCAGATCCTCACGATGCACGGGACGACGATGGTCTTCCTCGTCGTCATGCCGCTGTGGGCGGGCTTCGCCAACTACGTCGTGCCGCTGCAGATCGGCGCGCGCGACATGGCGTTCCCGCGCCTGAACGCCCTGTCGTACTGGCTGTATCTCGCGGGCGGCATCGTCTTCTACGCGACGCTGTTCTTCTCGCCGCCGGAGGCCGGGTGGACCGCCTACACGCCGCTGTCGACCGGTCCGTACATCCCGGGCAACGGCACCGACGCCTGGATCTTCCTCATCCATCTCACCGGGACCAGCTCGATCCTCGGCTCGATCAACGTCACGGTGACGATCGCGAACATGCGCACGCGGGGGATGGGATGGGGCCGCGTGCCGCTGTTCTGCTGGTCGCTCGTGGCCCAGGCGATCATGGTGATGCTCACCCTGCCGGTCGTCGCGGGGGCGGTGACGATGATGCTCACCGACCGCCACTTCGGCAGCTGCTTCTTCGAGCCCTCGTGCGGCGGGTCGGCGATGCTCTACCAGCACCTCTTCTGGTTCTTCGGCCACCCCGAGGTCTACATCATGATCCTGCCGGCCTTCGGCGTGATCTCGGAGGTCCTGCCGGTCTTCGCGCGCAAGCCGATCTTCGGCTACAAGGCGATCGCCGCGTCGAGCGTCGGCATCGCGTTCCTGTCGATGCTCGTGTGGGCGCACCACATGTTCGCCACGCCGATGGCGACCGTGGTCCTGGCGTTCTTCATGCTCTCGTCGATGCTGATCGCCATCCCCACGGGGGTGAAGATCCTCAACTGGGTGGCGACGCTGTTCCGCGGCTCGATCCACTTCGCCACGCCGCTGTACTTCGCCGCCGGCTTCCTGGTGCTGTTCACCCTCGGCGGGATCACGGGGGTGATCATCGCGATCTTCCCCATCGACCGGCAGGTGCACGACACCTACTTCATCGTCGCCCACTTCCACTTCGTGCTCGTCGCCGGTGCGGTGTCGGGGGTCATGGCCGCGCTGTACTACTGGTTCCCGAAGATCACGGGCCGCCGGCTCTCCGAGCCGCTGGGCAAGCTCTCGTTCTGGCTCCAGTTCGTCGGGTTCGTCGGCACGTTCCTCATCCAGCACTCGCTCGGCCTGTCGGGGATGCCCCGCCGCATCTACACGTACGGCGAGAGCACCGGCTGGGGCACCGGCAACCTGATCTCGACCTGTGGTGCGTTCGTCCTCGGCGTCGGCGTCGTGGTGACCGTCGTCAACGTGCTGTGGAGCCTGCGACATGGACGGCGCGTCGGCCCGGACCCGTGGCGCGCGAACACGCTCGAGTGGCTGACGCTGTCGCCGCCGCCGCCGCACAACTTCGACGTCCAGCCGGTCGTGCGCTCCGTCGAGCCGATGCGCGACATCCGCCGCCGGGTCGCCGAGCAGACCGCGGGCGGGGGGGAGCGATGAGCCGGGAGGTCATGCTCGCGCTCGGCCTGCACCTCGTCGCGATCGCCGCGGGCGCGGGGCTGCTCCTGCTCGCGCTGCGCTCCGGGACGATCGAGGGTCGTGACGAGGACGGTGGCGGGGGCGCGCCGCCTCCGCCTGCTGCGCCGCCCGGCGGGCCGCCGCTCGACGGCGCCACCCGGCCCGCCCGCGTGCGGCTGCGCCAGCCGGCGCGGGCGTCCGACCTGCGGCCGGGCCGCCCGCGCCGGCCCTCGCACCCGCCCATGCCCGATCCCACCGTCCCGCGCCGAGCACCCGCCCCAATGGAGTCGCCATGACCTACGTCATCAACGAGCCGTGCATCGCCACCAAGGACACCTCGTGCGTCGAGGTGTGCCCCGTCGACTGCATCCATCCCGCGCCCGACGAACCGGGATTCGAGGAGCACGACCAGCTCTACATCGATCCCGAGGAGTGCATCGACTGCGACGCGTGCGTCGAGGCCTGCCCGGTCGACGCGATCACGCCCGAGGACATGGTGCCGCCGGAGTGGCAGCGGTTCATCGCGATCAACGCCGGCTACTACCAGCGGACGCGCGGCTGACCGGTCCGCCGCGCACGCGGGCTGTGCGCATCGGACCCCATGGACAGCGTGCCCCCGGCAGGCGACCATGGGTCGCGCCGATGCACCCCGTCGCACCAGATGAGTCGCCGCCGCCGCGGTTCGCCGAGCTGCGCGCCCACTCGATGCTCTGGGGCGTGGTGCTGGTCAACGTCGCGGTGCTCGCGGTCGGCGCCGTCCTGCTGATCGTCACGCCCGTGCGCATCACGCCGAAGATCGCCGCGGCGGAGGCGGCGATCGTCATCGGCGGGTTCCTCACGATGGCGGCGGTCAGCCTCGTGCTCCTGCGCGGCGTGCTGGCGCCGCTGCGCCGGCTGGCGGCGGTCATGCGCGACGTCGATCCGCGCGACCCGGGGCGCCGGCTGGACGTGCGCCATGCCCGCTACGCGGAGGTCATCGCCGTCACGCGCGCGTTCAACGCGATGCTCGACCGCCTCGAGGACGAGCGGCGCGAGAGCAGCCGCCGCGTGCTCGAAGCGCAGGAGGCCGAGCGCGTGCGGATCGCGCGCGAGCTGCACGACGACATCGGGCAGACGCTGACCGCCACGGCGATCGAGGCCGAGCGGGCCGCCGGCGCGGGCGCCGATGAACGGTCGGAGTCGCTGCGCCGTGCGGCCACGTCGGTGCGCGAGAGCCTGGACGATGTGCGCCGGATCGCGCGCGAGCTGCGCCCCGAGGCGCTCGACGACCTCGGGCTGGTCAACGCGCTCATCTCGCTCTGCCGGCGCGTGGAGGCCCAGAGCGGCGTGCGGGTGCGCATCGAGGCCGCCGGGTCGCTGCCGAAGCTGTCGCCGGAGATCGAGCTCGTCGTCTACCGGGTCGCGCAGGAGAGCCTGACGAACGTGATCCGGCACGCCGGCGCCCGCCACGCGGTGCTTGCGCTGGACGCGGACGCGGCGGGCGTGACCCTGACCGTCCGCGACGACGGCGCCGGTCCGGGCGCGGCGGGCGACGGCGCCCCGGGCACCGGGGTCACCGGCATGCGCGAGCGGGCGATGCTCGTCGGAGGCAGGCTGACGCTCGGATCGGCTCCCGGCGGAGGGACCGAGGTGGCGCTGCGCATCCCGGCCGGCCTCACGGCTCGACCAGACCCCGCCGGATCGCATACCGGGTGAGCTCGACGCGATTGCGCATGCCCAGCTTCTCGAGGATGTTCGCCCGATGACGATCGACGGTCTTCTTGCTGATGACGAGCATCGCGGCGATCTCCTCGCTCGTGTGGCCCTCGGCGATCAGCTTGAGGATCTGCAGCTCGCGGGGGGTCAGCGGATCGGTCGGCGTCGCGTCGCCGCGCCGCGCCCGTTCGAGGTAGTCGCGGATCAGCGCGGTCGCCGCCGACGGATAGAGGAACGGCTCGCCGCGCATCGTCGCCCGGCACGCCTCCACGAACTCGGCGTTGGCCGCGGTCTTGAGGACGTAGCCCGACGCGCCCGCCTTGAGGGCCTCGAAGAAGTACTGCTCGTTGTCGTGCATCGAGAGCATCAGGAGCCTCAGCTCGGGGCGCCGCTGGGACAGCTCGCGGGCCGCCTGCAGCCCGGTCAACCGCGGCATGGAGACGTCAAGCACCGCGAGGTGGATGTCCGCCGACAGGCCGAGCTCGACCGCCTCAGCACCGTCTGATGCCTCGAGGACGACCTCGAGATCGGGCTCGGCGTCGAGCACGAGCCGCAGCCCGGCCCGCACGACGGCGTGGTCGTCGGCGAGCAGGATGCGGGTCTTCAGCGGAACGGCCACGGGTCAAGTATGAGCCGCGCGCCAGAGCGCTTGGAACAGAGGGCCCAGCGTGCTAATTTACACAGTGTTCATGTATTAAAGCGGCCCGAAAGCGAGGCGGTCGCGATGCAGAGCCGGAAGCACCTCCGGGGGCGAGCCGAACGCGCCCGGCACGTGGTCGTCGCCGGCGGCGGGATCGCTGGTCTGGAGACGGTGCTCGCCCTGCGCCGCCTGGCCGGTGACCACGTCCGCCTGACGCTGGTGACGCGGGCGGCGCTGATGGTGGAGCGACCAGCGGCCGTCGCCGAGCCCTTTCCGCGCGCCATCGCCTTCAACTCCAACCACGACGTCCGCGCGTTCGCTCACGACCAGGGCGTGGACCTGGTGTTCGACCGGCTCGTCGAGGTCCATGGGCCCGGCCGGACCGTGCTGCTGGCCAGCGGCAGGCGACCGTCCTTCGATGCGCTCGTGATCGCCACCGGCGCCGGCCTGCGCAACGCCCTGCCGGGAGCGACGACCTTCCGTGGCCGCACCGACGTCATCGCGATGCGGGGGATCCTCGACGACCTGCGCTCCGGCCGCGCGCACTCGATCGCCTTCGTGCTGCCCGGCATGTCGAGCTGGCCGCTGCCCCTCTACGAGCTCGCGCTGATGACCGGTGCAGAGCTGTCCGCCGACCGCATCGAGGGCGTTGCGATCACAGTGGTCACCCCGGAGCCCGAGCCACTGGCGATCTTCGGGCCGGCGGCTCGCATCGCTCTCGAGCCGCTGCTGGCGGAACGCGCGGTGACCGTCAGGACCGGCGCGCTCGCGGCCGGCGTGGAGCCGGGCCGGGTGATCCTCGACGACGGCGAGTGGGTCGCCGCCGATCGAGTCCTGGCGCTCGCCGCCCCGAGCCCGCGCGCGCCGATCGGGGTTCCGACGGATGATGGGTTCGTGCCGGTCGACGAATACGGGCGCGTGGTCGGGCTGGACGGCGTGTACGCCGCGGGTGACGTCACCGCGCGGCCGCTGAAGCAGGGCGGCCTGGCGGCCCAGCAGGGCGACGCGGTCGCCCAGGCCATCGCCGCGGAGATGGGCGTTCTCGAGCAGCCACGTCCATACCGGCCGGTCATCCGCGGTCTGCTGCTCGTCGGCGGACCTCCGCTGTACCTGCGCGCCGCGCTGCGCGAGCACGACGCCACGACGCTCGAGCCGCTGCCGGGGGCGTCGCGCGCTTCGCGGGAGGCGTTGTGGTGGCCGCCCGCCAAGGTCGCCGCCGGGTACCTTGCGCCGTACTTCTCCACCGCTTCCCCGCACTCGGCGAAGCTCCACGATCGTCCCGGTCGGCCGACCGGGACTCGGTGGCAACGGCCATGGCCTGTCGCGAGGTGAGGCCGCCGGCGTCGGGGCGGGGCGCGGCGCGGGACGGCTACGTCCCGATCGCCGACTATGCGGCCATCGGTGACGGGCGGACCGTCGCGCTCGTCGCGCGCGACGGGTCGGTGGACTGGCTCTGCCTCCCGGACCTCGATTCGCCCAGCGTGTTCGCTGCGCTGCTCGACGCCGACCGCGGCGGGCGCTTCGAGCTGTGTCCCGACGTCGCCGCGGACGTCCAGCGCCGCTACGTGCCGGACACCAACGTGCTGGAGACGACGTTCACGAGCGCGCTGGGGATCGCGCGCGTGACCGATGCCATGACGCTGTCAGGTTCGGGGCTCGGGCCGACGCGCGAGCTGGTCCGGCGAATCGAGGGTGTCGCCGGATGCGTTCCGATGCGCTGGCGCGTCGCCCCGGCCTTCGGCTATGGGCACATCCGGCCGAGGATCGAGTACCGCGGGCCCGTCCCCGTGGCGGTCGGCGGCGCCGGCGCGCTTGCCGTCTGCTCGTGGGACGCGGGCCGACCCGAGGTGGACGGCTCCGCGATCTCGGGGCGCTTCGAGATGCGTGGGGGCGACTCGGCGTGCATCGCGCTGTGCGCGGCGTACCAGGAGCCGCTGGTCTTTCCGCGCCGCGACGACGTCGAACGACGATTGGACGCGGCCGCGGCCTACTGGCGCGAGTGGGCGGCGCAAAGGACGTACGACGGGCCCTGGCGCGACGCGGTGATCCGCAGCGCGCTCACGCTCAAGCTCCTGTTCCATGCGCCGTCCGGCGCGATCGCCGCCGCCGCCACGGCCTCGCTGCCCGAGGAGATCGGTGGGGAGCGCAACTGGGACTATCGCCTGTGCTGGATCCGCGACTCGGCGTTCACGCTCGAGGCCCTCATGCGTCTGGGCTGCCCGAGCGAGGCCGAGGCGTTCTTCTGGTGGCTGCTGCACGCGTCGCAGCTCTCGCGCCCGAAGCTCCGGGTCCTCTACCGCCTCGACGGCGGCGAGCGGGCACCCGAGCGCGTGCTTGCCCTGAACGGCTACCGGGGCTCACGGCCCGTCCGCGTCGGCAACGATGCCGCCGGCCAGACCCAGCTCGACATCTATGGCTGTCTGCTGCAGACCGCGGCGATCTACACCGAGGCCGGCGGTCGCCTGGACCGCGAGGCCGGGCGGCGGCTGGCCGGGGTCGCCGATCTCGTTGCGCGCATCTGGCGTGAGCCGGACTCGGGCATCTGGGAGGTGCGCAGCGCGCCCCGGCACTTCACCCATTCCAAGATGATGTGCTGGGTCGCGCTCGATCGTGCCATTCGCCTGGCCGCGGCGGGCCATCTGGAGTCGAAACACGTGGCGCTGTGGCGGGGCGAGGCGGATGCCATCGCCCACTTCGTCGAGGCCCACTGCTGGTCTGCGCGCCTGGGCAGCTACACGCGGGACGCCGGCGGCGAAGGCCTCGACGCCAGCCTCCTGCTCGGGATCCTGCTCGGCTACCGCGGGCCGGATCCCCGCCGGATGGACGCCACGCTTGAGGCGGTGCGCCGCGAGCTTGGACACGGCGCTCTCCTGTACCGCTACAGCGGGGACGACGGGCTGGGCGGCACCGAGGGAGCGTTTCTGTGCTGCTCGTTCTGGCTCGTCGACGCGCTCGCCACCATGGGTCGCCATGACGAGGCCACGGAGCTGATGGCCGAGCTGATCGACCGTGCCAACGACGTCGGCCTGTACGCCGAGGAGATCGACCCCCACAGCGGCGAGCTGCTGGGCAACGTCCCGCAGGGACTCGTGCACCTCGCGCTCATCAACGCCGCCGTGTCCATCACGGCTTCGGGCGACCGATGAGCGTCTGGGGCGCGCTGGCCGGCGGCTTCGTCGGGACCCTCGTGCTGACGACGACGCTGCGCGCGGCCAACGAGGCCGGCCTGACCCGCGTGGACCTGCCGTTCCTGCTCGGCACCGCCGTGACGCTCGATCGCGCTCGCGCCAAGGCACTCGGCTACGTCCTGCACCTCGCGGCCGGGGAGGGCTTCGCGCTCGTCTACTACGCGATCTTCGCCGCCATCGGCACAGACGGATGGCTGCTCGGGGCGCTCATGGGCCTGTTGCACGGCATCGTCTCGACGACGGCGTTGGTGAACGTCCTGCTCCCGGTCGTCCACCCCCACATGGGCAGCACGCTCAGCAGCGCCGACCGCAGTCCGCTGCTCGAGCCGCCGGGCTTCCTCATGCGCAACTACGGCCACGGCACCCCGGCGGTCACGTTGCTGGCCCACGTCGCCTACGGCGCGATCGTCGGAGGCTTCGCCGGGATGGCCGGGTGACCGTAAGACATGCGGTCGCCATGACGCGAAGAGAACACATCGACCCCTTGGAGATGCCATGACCAGCGCCCAGACGTTCGTGATCATCGGCGCCGGCCTGGCCGGCGCCAAGGCCGCCGAGGCGTTGCGCGAGGAGGGCTTCGACGGGCGCGTCGTGTTGCTCGGCGCCGAGGACGAGCGCCCGTACGAGCGTCCGCCGCTGTCGAAGGAGTACCTGCGCGGCGAGGCTCAACGCGAGAAGATCTTCGTCCACCCGGAGGGCTTCTACGTCGAGCACGACGTCGAGCTGCGCACGTCCGCGGCGGTGCGCGGCATCGACGCGGCCACCCGCGAGGTCGTGCTGGACGGCGACCAGCGGCTGCCCTACGACCGCGCGCTGCTGGCGACGGGCGCTCAGCCGCACCGGCTCAAGATCCCCGGCGCCGACCTCGACGAGGTCTACGAACTGCGCACGGTCGCCGACTGCGACCGGTTGCGTGAGCGGCTGTCGCAGGGCGGCCGGCTCGTCGTCATCGGTGCCGGATGGATCGGCGCCGAGGTGGCCGCCTCGGCCCGGACGCTGGGGCTGGACGTGACGGTCATCGACCCGGCGGCGGTGCCGCTGGAGCGCGTGCTCGGTACGCAGGTCGGCGGGATCTACCGCGACATCCATGCCGATCACGGCGTCCGCCTGATGCTCGGGACCGGGGTGGAGGCGTTCGAGGGCTCCGATCGCGTCGAGCGCGTCCGCACGACCGACGGCCGCGTCGTCGACGCCGATCTCGTGGTCGTCGGCGTGGGGGTCGCTCCGCGGACGGAGCTGGCGCGGGCCGCCGGCGCCGCCGTCGACAACGGGGTGCTCGTGGACGATCGGCTGCGCACCAGCCTGCCCGACGTGTTCGCCGCGGGCGACATCGCCAACGCTCGGCATCCGCTGTTCGAGCGGCTGCGCGTCGAGCACTGGTCCAACGCCCTGCATCAGGGTCCCGCCGCGGCGCGCAACATGCTCGGCCTGGACCGGCCGTACGATCGGCTGCCCTACTTCTTCTCCGACCAGTACGACGTCGGCATGGAGTACACCGGCTACGCCGCCGACTGGGACGAGATCGTCTTTCGCGGCGACCCGGCGACCCGCGAGTTCATCGTGTTCTGGCTGGCCGAGGGCCGGGTCCTGGCGGGCATGAACGTCAACGTGTGGGACGTCACCGAGCCCATCGGGGCCCTCATCCGCTCGCGCTCCGTCGTCGACGTGCGCCGGCTCGCCGACCCGGACGTTCCCCTCGCCGAGCTGGTCGACGGCGTCGCTGCCTGAGTCCGCGCGACGACCTCAGCGTTCTGCCTCGCGATTCGCCGGGAGCCCGAGCCGCAGGACCTCGGCGAGCACGACCGCATCGTTGTGCTCGGTGTCGCGGGCGGAGTAGACGAGCGTGACCGTGCCGTCCCGGGCCCGTCGTCGCAGCGCGCTCAGAAGCTGACGCCGGTCACGCAGCTCGTCGATGTACCGCCGGCGGAACTCCGCGAAGCGGGCGGGGTCGTGCCCGAACCACCGCCGGAGATCAGCCGTCGGGGCGAGCTCCGGCTCCCAGCGATCGAGCTTGGCCCGCTCGCGCGACACCCCTCGCGGCCACAGCCGGTCGATCAGCACGCGATAGCCGTCGGTCGCGGAGGGGTCGTCGTACACCCGCTTGACGCGGAGATCCACGATGCGGCGTTCCCGTCAGGCGGGGACCACGCGCATGTAGGGCAGCGGCTGCTGCCAGCCATCGGGGTAGCGCTCGCGCGCCTGCTCGTCGCTGACCGAGCCGGCGATGATCGCGTCGTCGCCCGGCTGCCACTGCGCGGGAGTCGTCAGCTGGTGGTCGGCGGTGAGCTGCAGCGAGTCGATGACGCGCAGGATCTCGTCGAAGTTGCGGCCGGTGCTCATCGGATACACGAGGACGAGCTTGATCTGCTTGTCGGGCCCGATGACGAAGACGTTGCGCAGCGTGGCGTTCTGGGCGGGCGTGCGGGCCGTGGGATCGCCGGCCACGTCGGCCGGCAGCATGCCGT from Capillimicrobium parvum encodes the following:
- the coxB gene encoding cytochrome c oxidase subunit II, whose product is MRAESVRRGGRRAVVLVAALVLVLLAAGPAEAGTLLPERGGSPNADRIASLYTVVLVLAGLVFAGVTCALAFALWRYRERRNPVAAQIHGNTRLEIAWTLAATALIVFIAAFSLSKLGAIENADTAAASPAAVAAGVVAPGDGQALHIEVVGRQYVWMYRYPGGAYSYGEMVAPTGVTVKLDIVSVDVAHSWWIPKLGGKFDAIPGYVSHTWFRISRPGLYRGQCAELCGRNHANMLAQVRAVAPEEYAAWTRRQKRLIAEAEAARNRDAPSFASHGAG
- the ctaD gene encoding cytochrome c oxidase subunit I, which gives rise to MAVIERPATRALPAGPPQIAATRLERPRRARWVDWVSTTDHKRIGILYLTTAFAFFMVGGVEALLMRTQLAVPSNTLLAPQTYNQILTMHGTTMVFLVVMPLWAGFANYVVPLQIGARDMAFPRLNALSYWLYLAGGIVFYATLFFSPPEAGWTAYTPLSTGPYIPGNGTDAWIFLIHLTGTSSILGSINVTVTIANMRTRGMGWGRVPLFCWSLVAQAIMVMLTLPVVAGAVTMMLTDRHFGSCFFEPSCGGSAMLYQHLFWFFGHPEVYIMILPAFGVISEVLPVFARKPIFGYKAIAASSVGIAFLSMLVWAHHMFATPMATVVLAFFMLSSMLIAIPTGVKILNWVATLFRGSIHFATPLYFAAGFLVLFTLGGITGVIIAIFPIDRQVHDTYFIVAHFHFVLVAGAVSGVMAALYYWFPKITGRRLSEPLGKLSFWLQFVGFVGTFLIQHSLGLSGMPRRIYTYGESTGWGTGNLISTCGAFVLGVGVVVTVVNVLWSLRHGRRVGPDPWRANTLEWLTLSPPPPHNFDVQPVVRSVEPMRDIRRRVAEQTAGGGER
- a CDS encoding 4Fe-4S dicluster domain-containing protein; its protein translation is MTYVINEPCIATKDTSCVEVCPVDCIHPAPDEPGFEEHDQLYIDPEECIDCDACVEACPVDAITPEDMVPPEWQRFIAINAGYYQRTRG
- a CDS encoding sensor histidine kinase, translating into MHPVAPDESPPPRFAELRAHSMLWGVVLVNVAVLAVGAVLLIVTPVRITPKIAAAEAAIVIGGFLTMAAVSLVLLRGVLAPLRRLAAVMRDVDPRDPGRRLDVRHARYAEVIAVTRAFNAMLDRLEDERRESSRRVLEAQEAERVRIARELHDDIGQTLTATAIEAERAAGAGADERSESLRRAATSVRESLDDVRRIARELRPEALDDLGLVNALISLCRRVEAQSGVRVRIEAAGSLPKLSPEIELVVYRVAQESLTNVIRHAGARHAVLALDADAAGVTLTVRDDGAGPGAAGDGAPGTGVTGMRERAMLVGGRLTLGSAPGGGTEVALRIPAGLTARPDPAGSHTG
- a CDS encoding response regulator, giving the protein MAVPLKTRILLADDHAVVRAGLRLVLDAEPDLEVVLEASDGAEAVELGLSADIHLAVLDVSMPRLTGLQAARELSQRRPELRLLMLSMHDNEQYFFEALKAGASGYVLKTAANAEFVEACRATMRGEPFLYPSAATALIRDYLERARRGDATPTDPLTPRELQILKLIAEGHTSEEIAAMLVISKKTVDRHRANILEKLGMRNRVELTRYAIRRGLVEP
- a CDS encoding NAD(P)/FAD-dependent oxidoreductase; translated protein: MSRAPERLEQRAQRANLHSVHVLKRPESEAVAMQSRKHLRGRAERARHVVVAGGGIAGLETVLALRRLAGDHVRLTLVTRAALMVERPAAVAEPFPRAIAFNSNHDVRAFAHDQGVDLVFDRLVEVHGPGRTVLLASGRRPSFDALVIATGAGLRNALPGATTFRGRTDVIAMRGILDDLRSGRAHSIAFVLPGMSSWPLPLYELALMTGAELSADRIEGVAITVVTPEPEPLAIFGPAARIALEPLLAERAVTVRTGALAAGVEPGRVILDDGEWVAADRVLALAAPSPRAPIGVPTDDGFVPVDEYGRVVGLDGVYAAGDVTARPLKQGGLAAQQGDAVAQAIAAEMGVLEQPRPYRPVIRGLLLVGGPPLYLRAALREHDATTLEPLPGASRASREALWWPPAKVAAGYLAPYFSTASPHSAKLHDRPGRPTGTRWQRPWPVAR
- a CDS encoding glycoside hydrolase family 15 protein, translated to MRPPASGRGAARDGYVPIADYAAIGDGRTVALVARDGSVDWLCLPDLDSPSVFAALLDADRGGRFELCPDVAADVQRRYVPDTNVLETTFTSALGIARVTDAMTLSGSGLGPTRELVRRIEGVAGCVPMRWRVAPAFGYGHIRPRIEYRGPVPVAVGGAGALAVCSWDAGRPEVDGSAISGRFEMRGGDSACIALCAAYQEPLVFPRRDDVERRLDAAAAYWREWAAQRTYDGPWRDAVIRSALTLKLLFHAPSGAIAAAATASLPEEIGGERNWDYRLCWIRDSAFTLEALMRLGCPSEAEAFFWWLLHASQLSRPKLRVLYRLDGGERAPERVLALNGYRGSRPVRVGNDAAGQTQLDIYGCLLQTAAIYTEAGGRLDREAGRRLAGVADLVARIWREPDSGIWEVRSAPRHFTHSKMMCWVALDRAIRLAAAGHLESKHVALWRGEADAIAHFVEAHCWSARLGSYTRDAGGEGLDASLLLGILLGYRGPDPRRMDATLEAVRRELGHGALLYRYSGDDGLGGTEGAFLCCSFWLVDALATMGRHDEATELMAELIDRANDVGLYAEEIDPHSGELLGNVPQGLVHLALINAAVSITASGDR
- a CDS encoding NAD(P)/FAD-dependent oxidoreductase, which encodes MTSAQTFVIIGAGLAGAKAAEALREEGFDGRVVLLGAEDERPYERPPLSKEYLRGEAQREKIFVHPEGFYVEHDVELRTSAAVRGIDAATREVVLDGDQRLPYDRALLATGAQPHRLKIPGADLDEVYELRTVADCDRLRERLSQGGRLVVIGAGWIGAEVAASARTLGLDVTVIDPAAVPLERVLGTQVGGIYRDIHADHGVRLMLGTGVEAFEGSDRVERVRTTDGRVVDADLVVVGVGVAPRTELARAAGAAVDNGVLVDDRLRTSLPDVFAAGDIANARHPLFERLRVEHWSNALHQGPAAARNMLGLDRPYDRLPYFFSDQYDVGMEYTGYAADWDEIVFRGDPATREFIVFWLAEGRVLAGMNVNVWDVTEPIGALIRSRSVVDVRRLADPDVPLAELVDGVAA
- a CDS encoding DUF488 domain-containing protein, which encodes MDLRVKRVYDDPSATDGYRVLIDRLWPRGVSRERAKLDRWEPELAPTADLRRWFGHDPARFAEFRRRYIDELRDRRQLLSALRRRARDGTVTLVYSARDTEHNDAVVLAEVLRLGLPANREAER
- a CDS encoding peroxiredoxin, producing MSLTIGDLAPDFTAQTTEGEISFHDWIGDSWAVLFSHPRDFTPVCTTELGYMAAIKPEFDRRDTKIIGLSVDPVDNHVRWAQDIEQVQGVAPNYPMIADTDHAVAKAYGMLPADVAGDPTARTPAQNATLRNVFVIGPDKQIKLVLVYPMSTGRNFDEILRVIDSLQLTADHQLTTPAQWQPGDDAIIAGSVSDEQARERYPDGWQQPLPYMRVVPA